From a single Lactococcus carnosus genomic region:
- a CDS encoding sulfatase-like hydrolase/transferase encodes MSDKKNMILFVADQMRSDAMAHMGNPAAITPNLDGLAQEGVSFENAYCQNPVCVPSRNSFLTGLYPHVSGHRTMHYLQREDEPNILKEMKENGYEVIWIGRNDIVPADRPKTAYCDEYYDGVVPENTRDAENSEMNFSTDMNADSKKLYDEMLSGDTYYSFYMGKLPNGEGYGKTDWNCVEQALAYIDRRSKSGSDKPFFVYCTISFPHPPYGCEDPWYSSIDRHQLPKRRPSVKDIPNKASMLYGINEKQHLNDWSEERFDELRATYLAMVSRFDSQLGMIKDKLKEAELYDETTLIVFSDHGDYTGDYAITEKVQNCFEDPISNVPLLIKPAKGIAVTPRISKAQVELLDLPATLADLAGFKLSYTQFGESLLHAVSGDETHKDAVFCEGGRVHGETQAMELGHSPVSTYWPRLSTQYSEGPEHTKAVMCKMGDYKYTMRLYETDELYDMIADPMEINNLAVDPAYQKIVQEMKNRVAEFYMATTDFVPMKKDKR; translated from the coding sequence ATGAGCGATAAAAAAAATATGATATTATTTGTAGCAGACCAAATGCGAAGTGACGCGATGGCACACATGGGTAATCCAGCAGCGATTACACCAAATTTGGATGGCTTAGCACAAGAAGGGGTATCATTTGAAAATGCCTACTGTCAAAATCCAGTCTGTGTCCCATCTCGAAACAGTTTTCTAACGGGATTATATCCGCATGTTAGTGGGCATCGGACCATGCATTACTTGCAACGTGAAGATGAACCAAATATCTTAAAAGAGATGAAAGAAAATGGCTATGAAGTCATCTGGATTGGTAGAAACGATATTGTGCCTGCCGATCGACCAAAGACTGCCTACTGCGATGAATATTACGATGGTGTTGTGCCAGAAAATACACGGGATGCTGAAAATAGTGAAATGAATTTTTCGACTGATATGAATGCCGATAGTAAAAAGCTTTATGATGAGATGCTATCAGGTGATACCTACTATTCATTTTATATGGGTAAACTACCAAACGGTGAAGGCTATGGTAAAACTGATTGGAACTGCGTCGAGCAAGCTTTAGCTTATATTGATCGGAGAAGTAAATCAGGGTCGGATAAACCGTTCTTTGTTTATTGTACGATTTCTTTCCCACATCCGCCGTATGGGTGTGAGGATCCTTGGTATTCAAGTATTGATCGTCATCAGTTACCCAAGCGTCGACCGAGTGTCAAGGATATACCGAACAAGGCATCGATGCTCTATGGGATTAATGAAAAACAGCACTTAAATGACTGGTCAGAGGAGCGCTTTGATGAACTTAGGGCGACTTACCTTGCCATGGTTTCGAGATTTGACTCTCAATTGGGTATGATTAAGGATAAGCTAAAAGAAGCAGAGCTTTATGATGAAACGACCCTGATTGTGTTTAGTGATCACGGTGATTATACTGGGGATTATGCCATTACAGAAAAAGTACAAAACTGTTTTGAAGATCCGATTTCAAATGTCCCATTACTGATTAAGCCAGCCAAAGGGATTGCTGTGACACCTAGAATTTCTAAGGCGCAAGTTGAACTATTAGATTTACCGGCAACACTGGCCGATTTAGCAGGTTTTAAGTTGTCCTATACCCAATTTGGTGAATCTCTCTTACATGCTGTATCCGGAGATGAAACGCATAAGGATGCTGTGTTCTGTGAAGGTGGCCGTGTCCATGGCGAAACACAGGCTATGGAGCTAGGACACAGTCCAGTATCAACCTATTGGCCACGTTTGTCCACGCAATATAGTGAGGGGCCTGAGCATACTAAAGCAGTTATGTGTAAAATGGGAGACTACAAATACACCATGCGACTTTATGAGACAGATGAGTTGTATGATATGATTGCAGATCCTATGGAAATCAATAATTTAGCAGTTGACCCAGCATATCAAAAAATCGTGCAGGAGATGAAAAATCGGGTGGCAGAATTTTATATGGCGACGACTGATTTTGTGCCTATGAAAAAAGATAAGCGCTAA
- the recU gene encoding Holliday junction resolvase RecU — protein sequence MVNYPGGIVSARKQKNQQPKPVKFGKRGMSFEAEINATNAYYLAHGLAVIHKKPTPIQIVKVDYPKRSRAKITEAYFRQASTTDYSGVYQGYYIDFEAKETQNKTSFPLKNFHDHQIEHMENVLSQKGIAFVLLHFTVLSRTFLLKASDLIPFYKEHKGQKSIPLTFIEDKGDEISNQLLPSIPYLDPIHKLLGGDSHFKSTTK from the coding sequence ATGGTTAATTATCCAGGTGGTATTGTAAGTGCCCGAAAACAAAAAAATCAACAGCCTAAACCAGTTAAATTTGGTAAGCGTGGGATGAGCTTTGAAGCTGAAATTAATGCAACAAATGCCTATTACTTGGCGCATGGCTTGGCAGTGATACATAAAAAACCGACACCAATTCAAATCGTTAAAGTCGATTATCCCAAGCGTAGTCGAGCAAAAATTACAGAAGCTTATTTTCGGCAGGCATCGACAACAGATTATTCGGGTGTCTATCAGGGCTACTATATTGATTTTGAAGCAAAGGAAACACAGAATAAAACGAGTTTTCCCCTGAAAAACTTTCATGACCATCAAATTGAACACATGGAAAATGTATTAAGTCAAAAAGGCATTGCTTTTGTCCTCTTACATTTTACAGTGCTTTCAAGAACATTCTTACTTAAAGCATCTGATTTGATCCCATTTTATAAAGAACATAAGGGTCAAAAATCAATTCCTCTAACTTTTATTGAGGATAAAGGAGATGAAATTTCAAATCAGCTACTACCTAGTATCCCATATCTTGACCCCATTCACAAACTTTTAGGAGGTGACTCACATTTCAAATCTACAACAAAATAG
- a CDS encoding sulfite exporter TauE/SafE family protein, giving the protein MIGGLYFFVIVIANTIGAISGMGGGVLIKPTFDLIGAHSVVAISFYSSVAVLTMSLVSTARQISSHQQFNWRLITWVSAGAIAGGVFGNSTLDYLLEKFDSDASVQMIQIVLTIITLLFALCYSKMAHVGYQLTNSICYLICGLVLGFLASLLGIGGGPINVSLFMLLFSMPIKEATVYSICSILFSQLSKIGTIALGAGFSSYDLSVLAYIMPAAIIGGLLGGKLSHVLSEESVMQVFQVVIISVLLINCYNGFNLL; this is encoded by the coding sequence ATGATAGGGGGACTATATTTCTTTGTTATCGTCATAGCAAACACGATAGGTGCGATATCGGGGATGGGCGGTGGGGTACTCATCAAACCAACGTTCGATTTGATAGGTGCTCATTCAGTTGTGGCGATTTCCTTTTATTCATCAGTTGCTGTACTTACCATGTCCCTAGTATCAACTGCTCGCCAGATAAGCAGTCATCAGCAGTTTAATTGGCGATTAATCACTTGGGTATCAGCAGGTGCAATAGCTGGTGGGGTGTTTGGCAATAGCACACTTGATTATTTACTAGAGAAATTTGACAGTGATGCATCAGTTCAGATGATACAGATTGTATTGACGATTATCACCTTACTTTTTGCCTTGTGCTATAGTAAAATGGCACATGTAGGGTATCAATTAACCAACAGTATCTGCTACTTGATTTGCGGTTTAGTATTAGGTTTTCTAGCTAGTCTATTAGGAATAGGTGGTGGGCCAATTAATGTTTCTTTGTTTATGCTACTATTTTCGATGCCAATTAAAGAAGCAACGGTTTACTCAATATGTAGTATTCTCTTTTCACAGCTATCAAAAATAGGGACTATTGCCTTAGGTGCTGGGTTTTCTAGCTATGATTTATCTGTTTTAGCCTATATTATGCCAGCAGCTATAATCGGGGGATTACTAGGTGGGAAATTAAGTCATGTCTTATCTGAAGAGAGCGTAATGCAGGTCTTTCAGGTTGTTATCATAAGTGTCTTATTGATTAATTGTTATAATGGCTTCAACTTACTATAA
- a CDS encoding SLOG family protein, whose translation MKTLLIAGYTAFDISLFDEKDIKLTVIKLAIRKKLENLASEGLEWLIFGGNLGFEYWVLQVALEMKTDYDFKLATIFPFKTHGQNWNESNQTKLALFKQVDFIQYAYDAYENPGQFREYNAFLIHNADGAFVFYDEENETKLKYLVAKFNETAGFAVHYLRFDALQDIADELNADF comes from the coding sequence ATGAAAACGTTACTAATTGCTGGCTATACTGCATTTGATATTAGCCTATTTGACGAAAAAGACATCAAACTAACTGTCATTAAACTTGCCATTCGAAAGAAATTAGAAAATTTAGCATCCGAAGGACTAGAATGGCTTATTTTTGGTGGCAATCTAGGATTCGAATACTGGGTCTTACAAGTTGCCTTAGAAATGAAAACCGACTATGACTTTAAGCTTGCGACAATTTTCCCCTTCAAAACACATGGCCAGAATTGGAATGAGAGCAATCAAACAAAATTGGCATTATTTAAGCAAGTTGACTTCATCCAATATGCCTACGATGCTTACGAAAATCCAGGCCAATTTCGCGAATACAACGCTTTCTTAATCCATAACGCCGACGGTGCCTTTGTTTTCTATGATGAAGAAAATGAGACTAAGCTCAAATATTTAGTGGCTAAATTTAATGAAACAGCTGGTTTTGCTGTCCACTACTTAAGGTTTGATGCTTTACAAGATATCGCTGATGAACTAAATGCTGATTTTTGA
- a CDS encoding radical SAM/SPASM domain-containing protein, translating to MKQISVLIKPASSLCNIRCKYCFYANVSALREVRSFGKMTSEVAEKMITNIFQDLADGDVLTLAFQGGEPTLAGLSYFEHIVALVAAQVKQIDVHYAIQTNGMVINEQWCRFLKVNNFLVGLSIDGHPLYHDLNRIDPKGSGTFHRVMLTKQLFDTYDIDYNVLCVLTAPLAKEAKKVFQFIQKEQISYIQFIPCLSDLDTTEVSNYVLTPKGFSVFYHQLLTDWLAALEKGQAISIKLFDDIINLLVAKRVTSCGMLGNCQVQYVIEADGSVYPCDFYVLDDYRMGYIQDETLGQLYTQKNAKRFICEKPKLAETCQTCPFLSMCRGGCKRMKDAMYVDQDGDCGYAALLHEFLPQIDHILATVEEQY from the coding sequence ATGAAACAGATATCAGTGTTGATCAAACCTGCTTCTTCGCTTTGTAATATACGCTGTAAATACTGTTTCTATGCCAATGTGAGCGCCCTTCGTGAGGTGCGTTCGTTTGGGAAAATGACGTCAGAAGTAGCAGAAAAAATGATCACAAATATTTTTCAGGATTTAGCAGATGGCGACGTACTGACACTTGCCTTTCAAGGCGGTGAGCCAACGCTGGCTGGTCTATCCTACTTTGAACATATTGTCGCCTTGGTAGCGGCACAGGTGAAACAAATCGACGTACACTATGCCATTCAAACAAATGGGATGGTAATTAATGAGCAGTGGTGCAGGTTCTTGAAAGTCAACAATTTCTTGGTAGGCTTATCGATTGATGGTCATCCCCTCTATCATGATTTAAATCGTATTGATCCCAAAGGTAGCGGGACATTTCACCGGGTCATGCTAACCAAGCAGTTATTTGATACCTATGACATCGATTATAATGTCCTCTGTGTCTTGACTGCACCTTTAGCAAAGGAAGCCAAAAAAGTATTTCAGTTTATCCAAAAAGAGCAGATTAGCTATATCCAGTTTATCCCCTGTTTGTCAGATTTAGATACAACTGAGGTTAGTAACTACGTATTGACACCAAAGGGATTTTCGGTATTCTATCATCAGTTATTGACTGACTGGTTGGCTGCACTAGAAAAAGGACAGGCAATCAGTATTAAACTATTTGATGATATCATCAATCTTTTGGTAGCTAAGCGCGTGACATCCTGTGGCATGTTAGGAAATTGCCAAGTGCAGTATGTGATTGAAGCCGATGGGAGTGTCTATCCTTGTGACTTTTATGTGCTGGATGACTATCGTATGGGCTATATTCAAGATGAAACGCTAGGTCAGTTATATACCCAGAAAAATGCGAAACGCTTTATCTGTGAGAAACCCAAACTTGCAGAAACTTGCCAGACCTGTCCTTTCTTGAGTATGTGTCGCGGTGGCTGTAAACGCATGAAAGATGCCATGTATGTTGATCAGGATGGGGACTGTGGTTACGCTGCACTATTACATGAATTTTTACCTCAGATTGATCATATTTTAGCGACAGTAGAGGAGCAATATTGA